One stretch of Streptomyces sp. NBC_00443 DNA includes these proteins:
- a CDS encoding ArnT family glycosyltransferase, which produces MTSTLPAVTTVKVPAQRQPAPTTRSTTRTTPPTRLRSSRPDLILCGVLLVAILVVQGSNIADYPTLSDDEGTYLAQAWAVQEGRGLAHYTYWYDHPPLGWIQLALLTWIPAALSPESMTVGSMRAAMLVISAVSAVLVYVLGRRLSLPRWAAGLGMVLFGLSPLSVVLQREIFLDNLAVMWTLLAFALAASPSRHLWHHFGAGIAAATAVLTKETMLFVLPAVFVTMWRHSHRDTRKFALTGAVTACVLIGLSYPLFALLKGELFPGSGHVSLWDGIKYQMTRPGSGFILDQGSGSWGVLQSWLYYDRVLIVGGLAGGLLLLVTWRWSVTARALAGPSFAVVILALVAMRPTGYLPAMYVIQALPFLALVLAGGTASVAHAVLRRRRSEAENRYVTGGRYALAAVLALAAGAYVVPRWYDGAHTAVTADANAPYQAASKWLATEVEDPKDTRVLVDDALWLDLVHAGYEPGLGAIWFYKADLDPAVTKTMPRGWKDLDYVVASPTVRRDAVDLPNVKAAMEHSKPVAVFGTGADRIEIRQILTASGGVR; this is translated from the coding sequence GTGACCTCCACCCTTCCCGCGGTGACCACGGTCAAGGTCCCCGCGCAGCGGCAGCCTGCGCCCACGACGCGTTCGACCACCCGAACAACCCCGCCGACGCGACTGCGTTCGTCCCGGCCCGACCTGATCCTGTGCGGCGTGCTCCTCGTCGCGATCCTCGTCGTACAGGGCTCGAACATCGCCGACTACCCGACCCTCAGCGACGACGAGGGCACCTACCTCGCCCAGGCCTGGGCCGTCCAGGAGGGCCGCGGCCTCGCCCACTACACGTACTGGTACGACCACCCGCCGCTCGGCTGGATCCAGCTCGCCCTGCTGACCTGGATACCGGCCGCACTCAGCCCCGAGTCGATGACCGTCGGCTCCATGCGGGCCGCGATGCTCGTCATCAGCGCGGTCAGCGCGGTCCTCGTCTACGTGCTCGGGCGCCGGCTGTCCCTGCCGCGCTGGGCGGCCGGGCTCGGCATGGTCCTGTTCGGGCTCTCGCCGCTGTCGGTCGTCCTCCAGCGGGAGATCTTCCTCGACAACCTCGCGGTGATGTGGACGCTCCTCGCGTTCGCCCTCGCCGCCTCCCCGAGCCGCCACCTCTGGCACCACTTCGGCGCCGGGATCGCGGCGGCCACGGCCGTGCTGACCAAGGAGACGATGCTCTTCGTCCTCCCGGCGGTCTTCGTCACCATGTGGCGGCACAGCCACCGCGACACCCGCAAGTTCGCCCTGACCGGCGCCGTCACCGCCTGTGTGCTGATCGGCCTGTCGTACCCGCTGTTCGCCCTGCTGAAGGGCGAGTTGTTCCCGGGCAGCGGGCACGTCTCGCTCTGGGACGGCATCAAGTACCAGATGACCAGACCCGGTTCGGGCTTCATCCTCGACCAGGGCTCCGGCTCCTGGGGCGTCCTGCAGTCGTGGCTCTACTACGACCGAGTCCTCATCGTCGGAGGCCTCGCGGGCGGCCTGCTGCTCCTGGTCACCTGGCGCTGGTCGGTGACGGCACGCGCGCTGGCCGGTCCCTCCTTCGCGGTGGTGATCCTCGCCCTGGTGGCCATGCGCCCCACCGGCTACCTGCCCGCGATGTACGTCATCCAGGCGCTGCCGTTCCTCGCCCTGGTCCTTGCCGGCGGCACGGCCTCCGTCGCCCACGCCGTACTGCGGCGACGGCGTTCCGAGGCCGAGAACCGGTACGTCACCGGCGGGCGGTACGCCCTCGCGGCCGTCCTCGCGCTCGCGGCCGGAGCCTATGTCGTACCCCGCTGGTACGACGGCGCCCACACCGCCGTCACCGCCGACGCCAACGCGCCCTACCAGGCCGCCTCGAAGTGGCTGGCCACGGAGGTGGAGGACCCGAAGGACACCCGGGTGCTCGTGGACGACGCGCTGTGGCTGGACCTGGTGCACGCCGGGTACGAGCCCGGGCTCGGCGCCATCTGGTTCTACAAGGCCGACCTCGACCCGGCCGTGACGAAGACGATGCCGCGCGGCTGGAAGGACCTCGACTACGTCGTCGCCTCGCCGACGGTGCGGCGGGACGCGGTCGACCTGCCCAACGTCAAGGCGGCCATGGAGCACTCGAAGCCGGTCGCCGTGTTCGGCACCGGCGCGGACCGCATCGAGATCCGCCAGATCCTGACAGCCTCCGGAGGGGTTCGATGA